ATTCCAAGTACTACCATTTACGAGGATGATGATATCAAAGCATTCTTCGATATTTCTCAAGTAACACCAGGTCACACACTGGTCGTTCCTAAGAAACACGTTCAAGACATTTTTGCTTATGATGAAGATCTTGCTGAACGCGTCTTCAAGAAGATTCCGATGATTGCTCGTGCCATCAAAGCTTCTAATCCTAAAATCATTGGTATGAATATCTGCCAAAATAATGGCGAGATTGCTTACCAAAGCGTTATGCATTCACATATTCACCTAGTCCCTCGTTATTCAAAAGATGACGACTTTTCAATGCACTGGGGAGACAACACGGGTCTTGCAAGTAGTGAAGAACTACAAGATCGTGCTGACAAGATCAAACAAAACTTGGAGGATTAAAGATGAAATTCTTTACTGGATTCGCAATCGGGGCAGTTTCAGGTGTCGCCATTCATTTACTCCAAT
This sequence is a window from Companilactobacillus alimentarius DSM 20249. Protein-coding genes within it:
- a CDS encoding HIT family protein, with amino-acid sequence MDDCVFCKIINNEIPSTTIYEDDDIKAFFDISQVTPGHTLVVPKKHVQDIFAYDEDLAERVFKKIPMIARAIKASNPKIIGMNICQNNGEIAYQSVMHSHIHLVPRYSKDDDFSMHWGDNTGLASSEELQDRADKIKQNLED